Proteins found in one Pyrus communis chromosome 15, drPyrComm1.1, whole genome shotgun sequence genomic segment:
- the LOC137718352 gene encoding uroporphyrinogen-III synthase, chloroplastic-like isoform X2, whose protein sequence is MAHLSLYSLSPPISYPPSCHPLHRRIFVVASRIHAASATSTSISHAQPKVVVTRERGKNGKLIASLAKQGISCLELPLIEHTRGPDLDRLSTVLSDTTFDWIVITSPEASSVFLEAWKAAGTPNVTVGVVGAGTASIFEEVVQSSKRSLNIAFVPSKATGKVLASELPKNGNEKCTVLYPASAKASNEIEEGLSNRGFEVTRLNTYTTESVHHVDQTVLKQALSAPVIAVASPSAIHAWVGLIPESEQWSNSVACIGETTAKAAKKLGLTNVYYPANPGLEGWVGSILEALQANIK, encoded by the exons ATGGCACACCTTTctctttactctctctctcctcctattTCCTACCCACCTTCTTGTCATCCACTTCACCGGCGAATCTTCGTCGTTGCTTCCAGGATCCACGCAGCCTCCGCAACTTCCACCTCCATTTCACACGCGCAGCCGAAGGTCGTCGTCACGAGAGAGCGCGGCAAGAACGGCAAGCTCATCGCCTCCCTG GCCAAGCAGGGAATCAGCTGTTTGGAGCTTCCGCTCATTGAGCATACACGGGGGCCAGATCTGGATAGGCTTTCTACAGTATTAAGTG ATACTACATTTGATTGGATTGTCATAACGTCCCCTGAAGCGAGTTCAGTCTTCTTAGAGGCCTGGAA GGCTGCTGGAACTCCAAATGTTACGGTAGGGGTCGTGGGGGCTGGTACAGCAAGCATATTTGAGGAAGTAGTACAGTCATCGAAGCGATCCCTCAACATTGCTTTTGTGCCATCCAAAG CAACTGGCAAGGTCTTGGCTTCAGAGCTTCCTAAGAATGGGAATGAAAAATGCACCGTTTTATATCCAGCTTCTGCAAAGGCCAGCAATGAGATTG AGGAAGGCCTGTCCAATCGTGGGTTTGAGGTCACAAGGCTAAATACATACACAACG GAATCTGTTCATCATGTCGACCAAACAGTTTTAAAGCAGGCACTCTCCGCCCCTGTCATAGCAGTTGCTTCTCCATCAGCTATTCA TGCCTGGGTCGGTCTTATTCCAGAGTCAGAGCAATGGAGCAATTCAGTTGCCTGTATTGGTGAGACAACTGCTAAGGCTGCTAAGAAATTAGGCCTCACAAATGTTTACTACCCAGCAAACCCAGGTCTTGAAGG
- the LOC137718352 gene encoding uroporphyrinogen-III synthase, chloroplastic-like isoform X1 — MAHLSLYSLSPPISYPPSCHPLHRRIFVVASRIHAASATSTSISHAQPKVVVTRERGKNGKLIASLAKQGISCLELPLIEHTRGPDLDRLSTVLSDTTFDWIVITSPEASSVFLEAWKAAGTPNVTVGVVGAGTASIFEEVVQSSKRSLNIAFVPSKATGKVLASELPKNGNEKCTVLYPASAKASNEIEEGLSNRGFEVTRLNTYTTESVHHVDQTVLKQALSAPVIAVASPSAIHAWVGLIPESEQWSNSVACIGETTAKAAKKLGLTNVYYPANPGLEGWVGSILEALQANVRL; from the exons ATGGCACACCTTTctctttactctctctctcctcctattTCCTACCCACCTTCTTGTCATCCACTTCACCGGCGAATCTTCGTCGTTGCTTCCAGGATCCACGCAGCCTCCGCAACTTCCACCTCCATTTCACACGCGCAGCCGAAGGTCGTCGTCACGAGAGAGCGCGGCAAGAACGGCAAGCTCATCGCCTCCCTG GCCAAGCAGGGAATCAGCTGTTTGGAGCTTCCGCTCATTGAGCATACACGGGGGCCAGATCTGGATAGGCTTTCTACAGTATTAAGTG ATACTACATTTGATTGGATTGTCATAACGTCCCCTGAAGCGAGTTCAGTCTTCTTAGAGGCCTGGAA GGCTGCTGGAACTCCAAATGTTACGGTAGGGGTCGTGGGGGCTGGTACAGCAAGCATATTTGAGGAAGTAGTACAGTCATCGAAGCGATCCCTCAACATTGCTTTTGTGCCATCCAAAG CAACTGGCAAGGTCTTGGCTTCAGAGCTTCCTAAGAATGGGAATGAAAAATGCACCGTTTTATATCCAGCTTCTGCAAAGGCCAGCAATGAGATTG AGGAAGGCCTGTCCAATCGTGGGTTTGAGGTCACAAGGCTAAATACATACACAACG GAATCTGTTCATCATGTCGACCAAACAGTTTTAAAGCAGGCACTCTCCGCCCCTGTCATAGCAGTTGCTTCTCCATCAGCTATTCA TGCCTGGGTCGGTCTTATTCCAGAGTCAGAGCAATGGAGCAATTCAGTTGCCTGTATTGGTGAGACAACTGCTAAGGCTGCTAAGAAATTAGGCCTCACAAATGTTTACTACCCAGCAAACCCAGGTCTTGAAGG
- the LOC137718352 gene encoding uroporphyrinogen-III synthase, chloroplastic-like isoform X3 encodes MKCERDWLFAAFCSSAFAKQGISCLELPLIEHTRGPDLDRLSTVLSDTTFDWIVITSPEASSVFLEAWKAAGTPNVTVGVVGAGTASIFEEVVQSSKRSLNIAFVPSKATGKVLASELPKNGNEKCTVLYPASAKASNEIEEGLSNRGFEVTRLNTYTTESVHHVDQTVLKQALSAPVIAVASPSAIHAWVGLIPESEQWSNSVACIGETTAKAAKKLGLTNVYYPANPGLEGWVGSILEALQANVRL; translated from the exons ATGAAATGCGAACGTGATTGGCTCTTTGCGGCATTTTGTTCTTCAGCATTT GCCAAGCAGGGAATCAGCTGTTTGGAGCTTCCGCTCATTGAGCATACACGGGGGCCAGATCTGGATAGGCTTTCTACAGTATTAAGTG ATACTACATTTGATTGGATTGTCATAACGTCCCCTGAAGCGAGTTCAGTCTTCTTAGAGGCCTGGAA GGCTGCTGGAACTCCAAATGTTACGGTAGGGGTCGTGGGGGCTGGTACAGCAAGCATATTTGAGGAAGTAGTACAGTCATCGAAGCGATCCCTCAACATTGCTTTTGTGCCATCCAAAG CAACTGGCAAGGTCTTGGCTTCAGAGCTTCCTAAGAATGGGAATGAAAAATGCACCGTTTTATATCCAGCTTCTGCAAAGGCCAGCAATGAGATTG AGGAAGGCCTGTCCAATCGTGGGTTTGAGGTCACAAGGCTAAATACATACACAACG GAATCTGTTCATCATGTCGACCAAACAGTTTTAAAGCAGGCACTCTCCGCCCCTGTCATAGCAGTTGCTTCTCCATCAGCTATTCA TGCCTGGGTCGGTCTTATTCCAGAGTCAGAGCAATGGAGCAATTCAGTTGCCTGTATTGGTGAGACAACTGCTAAGGCTGCTAAGAAATTAGGCCTCACAAATGTTTACTACCCAGCAAACCCAGGTCTTGAAGG